One window of Puntigrus tetrazona isolate hp1 chromosome 14, ASM1883169v1, whole genome shotgun sequence genomic DNA carries:
- the hdx gene encoding highly divergent homeobox isoform X3: MEKWLEKRSIHTMNLRSVFTAEQQRILERYYENGMTNQSKSCFQLILQCAQETKLDFSVVRTWVGNKRRKLASKADQNGAGAPVLSHQHVSCGSGGALVAGSVLTAEMAAMRSIQRGPPVTHLLPPQASSSSSSSSPSSSSPLSDVILTGIYANCFDAGVHNRTAAKAHADLEQPAAQRKSPIIPGGPSVLKCSQALKPFPSRDVTAPSWAPQGRASQQASWPQKTSAAQRVPADAGAQIKHVFALAGSERPPDARKTRPVEASEVFSIAMETADAEDEYSREEELANMALQMQCGKASSSLTDSPGLHSSNSALFGEKGCQTSSSLLSRTSPPGSFPLKLLSQTSARIPCLKVTSNMSAPWLQSNSRKRTDRTQFSDRDVFTLKRYWDNGMTSLGSLCKEKISAAASELRVDSEIIKTWIGNRRRKYRLMGIEIPPPKGGPVSFSNQTAAHSPHLPEDERQSPELGEASEHNDVVSLCLSDDGASDFYLKENDDVNDESDGSTPAKHVKIEIVEEEEEEEEDDDDDGDMLTTEMEQMQNLLEFRTEEVQFLENELQSQKQKFSKLKSFTKSLLIAVKNKDRQKQQELLASLPQKANEDWDLGLENHSESGAVQKESSVSEEEEDMDQMRL, from the exons ATGAACCTGAGGTCTGTATTCACAGCCGAGCAGCAGAGGATCCTGGAGCGCTACTATGAGAACGGCatgaccaatcagagcaagAGCTGCTTCCAGCTCATCCTGCAGTGTGCTCAAGAGACCAAGCTGGACTTCAGCGTGGTCAGA ACATGGGTAGGAAACAAGCGCCGGAAGCTGGCGTCGAAGGCGGACCAGAACGGCGCGGGCGCTCCAGTGCTGTCCCATCAGCATGTTTCGTGTGGCTCCGGCGGGGCGCTCGTGGCCGGCTCGGTGCTGACGGCGGAGATGGCGGCCATGAGGAGCATCCAGCGGGGCCCTCCGGTGACCCACCTCCTCCCCCCGCAGGCctcgtcctcctcttcctcctcctctccctcctcctcctctcctctcagcGACGTCATTCTGACGGGCATTTACGCCAACTGCTTCGATGCTGGCGTTCACAACAGGACTGCGGCGAAAGCGCACGCCGACTTGGAGCAGCCCGCCGCGCAGAGGAAATCCCCCATCATCCCCGGCGGCCCCAGCGTGCTCAAGTGCAGCCAGGCGCTCAAGCCCTTCCCCTCGAGAGACGTCACGGCCCCCAGCTGGGCCCCGCAGGGCCGAGCCTCGCAGCAGGCGTCCTGGCCCCAGAAGACCTCGGCGGCGCAGCGCGTTCCAGCAGACGCCGGCGCTCAGATTAAACACGTCTTCGCTCTGGCCGGATCGGAGCGGCCTCCAGACGCAAGGAAGACCAGGCCGGTCGAGGCGTCTGAGGTCTTCTCGATCGCCATGGAGACGGCCGACGCTGAGGACGAGTACTCCAGAGAAGAGGAGCTGGCCAACATGGCCCTGCAGATGCAGTGTGGGAAAGCCTCCTCCTCGCTGACCGACAGCCCGGGGCTCCACTCCTCAAACTCTGCTCTGTTTGGAGAGAAGGGATGTCAAACCAGCAGCTCCTTACTGAGCAGAACGTCGCCCCCCGGCAGCTTCCCGCTCAAACTGCTCTCGCAGACGTCTGCCAGGATACCCTGCCTCAAG GTAACAAGTAACATGTCGGCTCCCTGGCTTCAGAGTAACTCACGGAAACGAACG GACAGGACTCAGTTCAGCGACAGGGATGTGTTCACGCTGAAGCGCTACTGGGATAACGGCATGACCAGCCTGGGCTCTCTGTGCAAAGAGAAGATCTCAGCGGCGGCCAGCGAGCTCAGAGTGGACTCTGAAATCATCAAG ACGTGGATCGGTAACCGCAGAAGGAAGTACCGTTTGATGGGCATTGAGATTCCTCCGCCTAAAGGAGGGCCGGTCAGTTTCTCAAACCAGACCGCAGCTCATTCCCCTCACCTCCCTGAAGACGAGCGGCAGTCTCCAGAGCTGGGAGAGGCCAGCGAACACAACGACGTCGTGTCGCTCTGTTTGTCTGACG ATGGAGCCAGTGATTTTTATCTGAAAGAAAATGATGATGTGAACGATGAATCGGATGGGTCCACCCCTGCTAAACATGTG AAGATTGAAATcgttgaagaagaagaagaagaagaagaagatgatgatgatgatggagacATGTTGACCACTGAGATGGAACAGATGCAAAACCTCTTAGAGTTCAGG ACTGAAGAAGTGCAGTTTCTCGAGAATGAGCTGCAGAGCCAGAAACAGAAGTTCTCAAAGCTGAAGAGCTTCACCAAAAGCCTGCTGATCGctgtgaaaaacaaagacagacagaaacagcaG GAGCTGTTAGCCAGTCTACCTCAGAAAGCGAATGAGGACTGGGACCTGGGCCTGGAGAACCACAGCGAGTCCGGCGCCGTCCAGAAAGAGTCCTCTGTatcagaggaggaggaggacatgGATCAGATGAGACTGTAG
- the hdx gene encoding highly divergent homeobox isoform X5: protein MEKWLEKRSIHTMNLRSVFTAEQQRILERYYENGMTNQSKSCFQLILQCAQETKLDFSVVRTWVGNKRRKLASKADQNGAGAPVLSHQHVSCGSGGALVAGSVLTAEMAAMRSIQRGPPVTHLLPPQASSSSSSSSPSSSSPLSDVILTGIYANCFDAGVHNRTAAKAHADLEQPAAQRKSPIIPGGPSVLKCSQALKPFPSRDVTAPSWAPQGRASQQASWPQKTSAAQRVPADAGAQIKHVFALAGSERPPDARKTRPVEASEVFSIAMETADAEDEYSREEELANMALQMQCGKASSSLTDSPGLHSSNSALFGEKGCQTSSSLLSRTSPPGSFPLKLLSQTSARIPCLKVTSNMSAPWLQSNSRKRTLQDRTQFSDRDVFTLKRYWDNGMTSLGSLCKEKISAAASELRVDSEIIKTWIGNRRRKYRLMGIEIPPPKGGPVSFSNQTAAHSPHLPEDERQSPELGEASEHNDVVSLCLSDDGASDFYLKENDDVNDESDGSTPAKHVIEIVEEEEEEEEDDDDDGDMLTTEMEQMQNLLEFRKESHLGLDWNCKDRISFISESFAVPTCRLHTAS from the exons ATGAACCTGAGGTCTGTATTCACAGCCGAGCAGCAGAGGATCCTGGAGCGCTACTATGAGAACGGCatgaccaatcagagcaagAGCTGCTTCCAGCTCATCCTGCAGTGTGCTCAAGAGACCAAGCTGGACTTCAGCGTGGTCAGA ACATGGGTAGGAAACAAGCGCCGGAAGCTGGCGTCGAAGGCGGACCAGAACGGCGCGGGCGCTCCAGTGCTGTCCCATCAGCATGTTTCGTGTGGCTCCGGCGGGGCGCTCGTGGCCGGCTCGGTGCTGACGGCGGAGATGGCGGCCATGAGGAGCATCCAGCGGGGCCCTCCGGTGACCCACCTCCTCCCCCCGCAGGCctcgtcctcctcttcctcctcctctccctcctcctcctctcctctcagcGACGTCATTCTGACGGGCATTTACGCCAACTGCTTCGATGCTGGCGTTCACAACAGGACTGCGGCGAAAGCGCACGCCGACTTGGAGCAGCCCGCCGCGCAGAGGAAATCCCCCATCATCCCCGGCGGCCCCAGCGTGCTCAAGTGCAGCCAGGCGCTCAAGCCCTTCCCCTCGAGAGACGTCACGGCCCCCAGCTGGGCCCCGCAGGGCCGAGCCTCGCAGCAGGCGTCCTGGCCCCAGAAGACCTCGGCGGCGCAGCGCGTTCCAGCAGACGCCGGCGCTCAGATTAAACACGTCTTCGCTCTGGCCGGATCGGAGCGGCCTCCAGACGCAAGGAAGACCAGGCCGGTCGAGGCGTCTGAGGTCTTCTCGATCGCCATGGAGACGGCCGACGCTGAGGACGAGTACTCCAGAGAAGAGGAGCTGGCCAACATGGCCCTGCAGATGCAGTGTGGGAAAGCCTCCTCCTCGCTGACCGACAGCCCGGGGCTCCACTCCTCAAACTCTGCTCTGTTTGGAGAGAAGGGATGTCAAACCAGCAGCTCCTTACTGAGCAGAACGTCGCCCCCCGGCAGCTTCCCGCTCAAACTGCTCTCGCAGACGTCTGCCAGGATACCCTGCCTCAAG GTAACAAGTAACATGTCGGCTCCCTGGCTTCAGAGTAACTCACGGAAACGAACG CTGCAGGACAGGACTCAGTTCAGCGACAGGGATGTGTTCACGCTGAAGCGCTACTGGGATAACGGCATGACCAGCCTGGGCTCTCTGTGCAAAGAGAAGATCTCAGCGGCGGCCAGCGAGCTCAGAGTGGACTCTGAAATCATCAAG ACGTGGATCGGTAACCGCAGAAGGAAGTACCGTTTGATGGGCATTGAGATTCCTCCGCCTAAAGGAGGGCCGGTCAGTTTCTCAAACCAGACCGCAGCTCATTCCCCTCACCTCCCTGAAGACGAGCGGCAGTCTCCAGAGCTGGGAGAGGCCAGCGAACACAACGACGTCGTGTCGCTCTGTTTGTCTGACG ATGGAGCCAGTGATTTTTATCTGAAAGAAAATGATGATGTGAACGATGAATCGGATGGGTCCACCCCTGCTAAACATGTG ATTGAAATcgttgaagaagaagaagaagaagaagaagatgatgatgatgatggagacATGTTGACCACTGAGATGGAACAGATGCAAAACCTCTTAGAGTTCAGG aaagaaagtcatttggGTTTGGATTGGAACTGCAAGGACAGGATTTCTTTCATCTCTGAATCCTTCGCTGTCCCCACATGCAGGCTTCATACTGCTTCctaa
- the hdx gene encoding highly divergent homeobox isoform X2 yields the protein MEKWLEKRSIHTMNLRSVFTAEQQRILERYYENGMTNQSKSCFQLILQCAQETKLDFSVVRTWVGNKRRKLASKADQNGAGAPVLSHQHVSCGSGGALVAGSVLTAEMAAMRSIQRGPPVTHLLPPQASSSSSSSSPSSSSPLSDVILTGIYANCFDAGVHNRTAAKAHADLEQPAAQRKSPIIPGGPSVLKCSQALKPFPSRDVTAPSWAPQGRASQQASWPQKTSAAQRVPADAGAQIKHVFALAGSERPPDARKTRPVEASEVFSIAMETADAEDEYSREEELANMALQMQCGKASSSLTDSPGLHSSNSALFGEKGCQTSSSLLSRTSPPGSFPLKLLSQTSARIPCLKVTSNMSAPWLQSNSRKRTLQDRTQFSDRDVFTLKRYWDNGMTSLGSLCKEKISAAASELRVDSEIIKTWIGNRRRKYRLMGIEIPPPKGGPVSFSNQTAAHSPHLPEDERQSPELGEASEHNDVVSLCLSDDGASDFYLKENDDVNDESDGSTPAKHVIEIVEEEEEEEEDDDDDGDMLTTEMEQMQNLLEFRTEEVQFLENELQSQKQKFSKLKSFTKSLLIAVKNKDRQKQQELLASLPQKANEDWDLGLENHSESGAVQKESSVSEEEEDMDQMRL from the exons ATGAACCTGAGGTCTGTATTCACAGCCGAGCAGCAGAGGATCCTGGAGCGCTACTATGAGAACGGCatgaccaatcagagcaagAGCTGCTTCCAGCTCATCCTGCAGTGTGCTCAAGAGACCAAGCTGGACTTCAGCGTGGTCAGA ACATGGGTAGGAAACAAGCGCCGGAAGCTGGCGTCGAAGGCGGACCAGAACGGCGCGGGCGCTCCAGTGCTGTCCCATCAGCATGTTTCGTGTGGCTCCGGCGGGGCGCTCGTGGCCGGCTCGGTGCTGACGGCGGAGATGGCGGCCATGAGGAGCATCCAGCGGGGCCCTCCGGTGACCCACCTCCTCCCCCCGCAGGCctcgtcctcctcttcctcctcctctccctcctcctcctctcctctcagcGACGTCATTCTGACGGGCATTTACGCCAACTGCTTCGATGCTGGCGTTCACAACAGGACTGCGGCGAAAGCGCACGCCGACTTGGAGCAGCCCGCCGCGCAGAGGAAATCCCCCATCATCCCCGGCGGCCCCAGCGTGCTCAAGTGCAGCCAGGCGCTCAAGCCCTTCCCCTCGAGAGACGTCACGGCCCCCAGCTGGGCCCCGCAGGGCCGAGCCTCGCAGCAGGCGTCCTGGCCCCAGAAGACCTCGGCGGCGCAGCGCGTTCCAGCAGACGCCGGCGCTCAGATTAAACACGTCTTCGCTCTGGCCGGATCGGAGCGGCCTCCAGACGCAAGGAAGACCAGGCCGGTCGAGGCGTCTGAGGTCTTCTCGATCGCCATGGAGACGGCCGACGCTGAGGACGAGTACTCCAGAGAAGAGGAGCTGGCCAACATGGCCCTGCAGATGCAGTGTGGGAAAGCCTCCTCCTCGCTGACCGACAGCCCGGGGCTCCACTCCTCAAACTCTGCTCTGTTTGGAGAGAAGGGATGTCAAACCAGCAGCTCCTTACTGAGCAGAACGTCGCCCCCCGGCAGCTTCCCGCTCAAACTGCTCTCGCAGACGTCTGCCAGGATACCCTGCCTCAAG GTAACAAGTAACATGTCGGCTCCCTGGCTTCAGAGTAACTCACGGAAACGAACG CTGCAGGACAGGACTCAGTTCAGCGACAGGGATGTGTTCACGCTGAAGCGCTACTGGGATAACGGCATGACCAGCCTGGGCTCTCTGTGCAAAGAGAAGATCTCAGCGGCGGCCAGCGAGCTCAGAGTGGACTCTGAAATCATCAAG ACGTGGATCGGTAACCGCAGAAGGAAGTACCGTTTGATGGGCATTGAGATTCCTCCGCCTAAAGGAGGGCCGGTCAGTTTCTCAAACCAGACCGCAGCTCATTCCCCTCACCTCCCTGAAGACGAGCGGCAGTCTCCAGAGCTGGGAGAGGCCAGCGAACACAACGACGTCGTGTCGCTCTGTTTGTCTGACG ATGGAGCCAGTGATTTTTATCTGAAAGAAAATGATGATGTGAACGATGAATCGGATGGGTCCACCCCTGCTAAACATGTG ATTGAAATcgttgaagaagaagaagaagaagaagaagatgatgatgatgatggagacATGTTGACCACTGAGATGGAACAGATGCAAAACCTCTTAGAGTTCAGG ACTGAAGAAGTGCAGTTTCTCGAGAATGAGCTGCAGAGCCAGAAACAGAAGTTCTCAAAGCTGAAGAGCTTCACCAAAAGCCTGCTGATCGctgtgaaaaacaaagacagacagaaacagcaG GAGCTGTTAGCCAGTCTACCTCAGAAAGCGAATGAGGACTGGGACCTGGGCCTGGAGAACCACAGCGAGTCCGGCGCCGTCCAGAAAGAGTCCTCTGTatcagaggaggaggaggacatgGATCAGATGAGACTGTAG
- the hdx gene encoding highly divergent homeobox isoform X7 — protein sequence MEKWLEKRSIHTMNLRSVFTAEQQRILERYYENGMTNQSKSCFQLILQCAQETKLDFSVVRTWVGNKRRKLASKADQNGAGAPVLSHQHVSCGSGGALVAGSVLTAEMAAMRSIQRGPPVTHLLPPQASSSSSSSSPSSSSPLSDVILTGIYANCFDAGVHNRTAAKAHADLEQPAAQRKSPIIPGGPSVLKCSQALKPFPSRDVTAPSWAPQGRASQQASWPQKTSAAQRVPADAGAQIKHVFALAGSERPPDARKTRPVEASEVFSIAMETADAEDEYSREEELANMALQMQCGKASSSLTDSPGLHSSNSALFGEKGCQTSSSLLSRTSPPGSFPLKLLSQTSARIPCLKVTSNMSAPWLQSNSRKRTLQDRTQFSDRDVFTLKRYWDNGMTSLGSLCKEKISAAASELRVDSEIIKTWIGNRRRKYRLMGIEIPPPKGGPVSFSNQTAAHSPHLPEDERQSPELGEASEHNDVVSLCLSDDGASDFYLKENDDVNDESDGSTPAKHVIEIVEEEEEEEEDDDDDGDMLTTEMEQMQNLLEFRDFQILDIIFRR from the exons ATGAACCTGAGGTCTGTATTCACAGCCGAGCAGCAGAGGATCCTGGAGCGCTACTATGAGAACGGCatgaccaatcagagcaagAGCTGCTTCCAGCTCATCCTGCAGTGTGCTCAAGAGACCAAGCTGGACTTCAGCGTGGTCAGA ACATGGGTAGGAAACAAGCGCCGGAAGCTGGCGTCGAAGGCGGACCAGAACGGCGCGGGCGCTCCAGTGCTGTCCCATCAGCATGTTTCGTGTGGCTCCGGCGGGGCGCTCGTGGCCGGCTCGGTGCTGACGGCGGAGATGGCGGCCATGAGGAGCATCCAGCGGGGCCCTCCGGTGACCCACCTCCTCCCCCCGCAGGCctcgtcctcctcttcctcctcctctccctcctcctcctctcctctcagcGACGTCATTCTGACGGGCATTTACGCCAACTGCTTCGATGCTGGCGTTCACAACAGGACTGCGGCGAAAGCGCACGCCGACTTGGAGCAGCCCGCCGCGCAGAGGAAATCCCCCATCATCCCCGGCGGCCCCAGCGTGCTCAAGTGCAGCCAGGCGCTCAAGCCCTTCCCCTCGAGAGACGTCACGGCCCCCAGCTGGGCCCCGCAGGGCCGAGCCTCGCAGCAGGCGTCCTGGCCCCAGAAGACCTCGGCGGCGCAGCGCGTTCCAGCAGACGCCGGCGCTCAGATTAAACACGTCTTCGCTCTGGCCGGATCGGAGCGGCCTCCAGACGCAAGGAAGACCAGGCCGGTCGAGGCGTCTGAGGTCTTCTCGATCGCCATGGAGACGGCCGACGCTGAGGACGAGTACTCCAGAGAAGAGGAGCTGGCCAACATGGCCCTGCAGATGCAGTGTGGGAAAGCCTCCTCCTCGCTGACCGACAGCCCGGGGCTCCACTCCTCAAACTCTGCTCTGTTTGGAGAGAAGGGATGTCAAACCAGCAGCTCCTTACTGAGCAGAACGTCGCCCCCCGGCAGCTTCCCGCTCAAACTGCTCTCGCAGACGTCTGCCAGGATACCCTGCCTCAAG GTAACAAGTAACATGTCGGCTCCCTGGCTTCAGAGTAACTCACGGAAACGAACG CTGCAGGACAGGACTCAGTTCAGCGACAGGGATGTGTTCACGCTGAAGCGCTACTGGGATAACGGCATGACCAGCCTGGGCTCTCTGTGCAAAGAGAAGATCTCAGCGGCGGCCAGCGAGCTCAGAGTGGACTCTGAAATCATCAAG ACGTGGATCGGTAACCGCAGAAGGAAGTACCGTTTGATGGGCATTGAGATTCCTCCGCCTAAAGGAGGGCCGGTCAGTTTCTCAAACCAGACCGCAGCTCATTCCCCTCACCTCCCTGAAGACGAGCGGCAGTCTCCAGAGCTGGGAGAGGCCAGCGAACACAACGACGTCGTGTCGCTCTGTTTGTCTGACG ATGGAGCCAGTGATTTTTATCTGAAAGAAAATGATGATGTGAACGATGAATCGGATGGGTCCACCCCTGCTAAACATGTG ATTGAAATcgttgaagaagaagaagaagaagaagaagatgatgatgatgatggagacATGTTGACCACTGAGATGGAACAGATGCAAAACCTCTTAGAGTTCAGG GACTTTCAAATCCTTGACATCATATTTAGAAGATAA
- the hdx gene encoding highly divergent homeobox isoform X4 — translation MEKWLEKRSIHTMNLRSVFTAEQQRILERYYENGMTNQSKSCFQLILQCAQETKLDFSVVRTWVGNKRRKLASKADQNGAGAPVLSHQHVSCGSGGALVAGSVLTAEMAAMRSIQRGPPVTHLLPPQASSSSSSSSPSSSSPLSDVILTGIYANCFDAGVHNRTAAKAHADLEQPAAQRKSPIIPGGPSVLKCSQALKPFPSRDVTAPSWAPQGRASQQASWPQKTSAAQRVPADAGAQIKHVFALAGSERPPDARKTRPVEASEVFSIAMETADAEDEYSREEELANMALQMQCGKASSSLTDSPGLHSSNSALFGEKGCQTSSSLLSRTSPPGSFPLKLLSQTSARIPCLKVTSNMSAPWLQSNSRKRTLQDRTQFSDRDVFTLKRYWDNGMTSLGSLCKEKISAAASELRVDSEIIKTWIGNRRRKYRLMGIEIPPPKGGPVSFSNQTAAHSPHLPEDERQSPELGEASEHNDVVSLCLSDDGASDFYLKENDDVNDESDGSTPAKHVKIEIVEEEEEEEEDDDDDGDMLTTEMEQMQNLLEFRKESHLGLDWNCKDRISFISESFAVPTCRLHTAS, via the exons ATGAACCTGAGGTCTGTATTCACAGCCGAGCAGCAGAGGATCCTGGAGCGCTACTATGAGAACGGCatgaccaatcagagcaagAGCTGCTTCCAGCTCATCCTGCAGTGTGCTCAAGAGACCAAGCTGGACTTCAGCGTGGTCAGA ACATGGGTAGGAAACAAGCGCCGGAAGCTGGCGTCGAAGGCGGACCAGAACGGCGCGGGCGCTCCAGTGCTGTCCCATCAGCATGTTTCGTGTGGCTCCGGCGGGGCGCTCGTGGCCGGCTCGGTGCTGACGGCGGAGATGGCGGCCATGAGGAGCATCCAGCGGGGCCCTCCGGTGACCCACCTCCTCCCCCCGCAGGCctcgtcctcctcttcctcctcctctccctcctcctcctctcctctcagcGACGTCATTCTGACGGGCATTTACGCCAACTGCTTCGATGCTGGCGTTCACAACAGGACTGCGGCGAAAGCGCACGCCGACTTGGAGCAGCCCGCCGCGCAGAGGAAATCCCCCATCATCCCCGGCGGCCCCAGCGTGCTCAAGTGCAGCCAGGCGCTCAAGCCCTTCCCCTCGAGAGACGTCACGGCCCCCAGCTGGGCCCCGCAGGGCCGAGCCTCGCAGCAGGCGTCCTGGCCCCAGAAGACCTCGGCGGCGCAGCGCGTTCCAGCAGACGCCGGCGCTCAGATTAAACACGTCTTCGCTCTGGCCGGATCGGAGCGGCCTCCAGACGCAAGGAAGACCAGGCCGGTCGAGGCGTCTGAGGTCTTCTCGATCGCCATGGAGACGGCCGACGCTGAGGACGAGTACTCCAGAGAAGAGGAGCTGGCCAACATGGCCCTGCAGATGCAGTGTGGGAAAGCCTCCTCCTCGCTGACCGACAGCCCGGGGCTCCACTCCTCAAACTCTGCTCTGTTTGGAGAGAAGGGATGTCAAACCAGCAGCTCCTTACTGAGCAGAACGTCGCCCCCCGGCAGCTTCCCGCTCAAACTGCTCTCGCAGACGTCTGCCAGGATACCCTGCCTCAAG GTAACAAGTAACATGTCGGCTCCCTGGCTTCAGAGTAACTCACGGAAACGAACG CTGCAGGACAGGACTCAGTTCAGCGACAGGGATGTGTTCACGCTGAAGCGCTACTGGGATAACGGCATGACCAGCCTGGGCTCTCTGTGCAAAGAGAAGATCTCAGCGGCGGCCAGCGAGCTCAGAGTGGACTCTGAAATCATCAAG ACGTGGATCGGTAACCGCAGAAGGAAGTACCGTTTGATGGGCATTGAGATTCCTCCGCCTAAAGGAGGGCCGGTCAGTTTCTCAAACCAGACCGCAGCTCATTCCCCTCACCTCCCTGAAGACGAGCGGCAGTCTCCAGAGCTGGGAGAGGCCAGCGAACACAACGACGTCGTGTCGCTCTGTTTGTCTGACG ATGGAGCCAGTGATTTTTATCTGAAAGAAAATGATGATGTGAACGATGAATCGGATGGGTCCACCCCTGCTAAACATGTG AAGATTGAAATcgttgaagaagaagaagaagaagaagaagatgatgatgatgatggagacATGTTGACCACTGAGATGGAACAGATGCAAAACCTCTTAGAGTTCAGG aaagaaagtcatttggGTTTGGATTGGAACTGCAAGGACAGGATTTCTTTCATCTCTGAATCCTTCGCTGTCCCCACATGCAGGCTTCATACTGCTTCctaa
- the hdx gene encoding highly divergent homeobox isoform X1, translating to MEKWLEKRSIHTMNLRSVFTAEQQRILERYYENGMTNQSKSCFQLILQCAQETKLDFSVVRTWVGNKRRKLASKADQNGAGAPVLSHQHVSCGSGGALVAGSVLTAEMAAMRSIQRGPPVTHLLPPQASSSSSSSSPSSSSPLSDVILTGIYANCFDAGVHNRTAAKAHADLEQPAAQRKSPIIPGGPSVLKCSQALKPFPSRDVTAPSWAPQGRASQQASWPQKTSAAQRVPADAGAQIKHVFALAGSERPPDARKTRPVEASEVFSIAMETADAEDEYSREEELANMALQMQCGKASSSLTDSPGLHSSNSALFGEKGCQTSSSLLSRTSPPGSFPLKLLSQTSARIPCLKVTSNMSAPWLQSNSRKRTLQDRTQFSDRDVFTLKRYWDNGMTSLGSLCKEKISAAASELRVDSEIIKTWIGNRRRKYRLMGIEIPPPKGGPVSFSNQTAAHSPHLPEDERQSPELGEASEHNDVVSLCLSDDGASDFYLKENDDVNDESDGSTPAKHVKIEIVEEEEEEEEDDDDDGDMLTTEMEQMQNLLEFRTEEVQFLENELQSQKQKFSKLKSFTKSLLIAVKNKDRQKQQELLASLPQKANEDWDLGLENHSESGAVQKESSVSEEEEDMDQMRL from the exons ATGAACCTGAGGTCTGTATTCACAGCCGAGCAGCAGAGGATCCTGGAGCGCTACTATGAGAACGGCatgaccaatcagagcaagAGCTGCTTCCAGCTCATCCTGCAGTGTGCTCAAGAGACCAAGCTGGACTTCAGCGTGGTCAGA ACATGGGTAGGAAACAAGCGCCGGAAGCTGGCGTCGAAGGCGGACCAGAACGGCGCGGGCGCTCCAGTGCTGTCCCATCAGCATGTTTCGTGTGGCTCCGGCGGGGCGCTCGTGGCCGGCTCGGTGCTGACGGCGGAGATGGCGGCCATGAGGAGCATCCAGCGGGGCCCTCCGGTGACCCACCTCCTCCCCCCGCAGGCctcgtcctcctcttcctcctcctctccctcctcctcctctcctctcagcGACGTCATTCTGACGGGCATTTACGCCAACTGCTTCGATGCTGGCGTTCACAACAGGACTGCGGCGAAAGCGCACGCCGACTTGGAGCAGCCCGCCGCGCAGAGGAAATCCCCCATCATCCCCGGCGGCCCCAGCGTGCTCAAGTGCAGCCAGGCGCTCAAGCCCTTCCCCTCGAGAGACGTCACGGCCCCCAGCTGGGCCCCGCAGGGCCGAGCCTCGCAGCAGGCGTCCTGGCCCCAGAAGACCTCGGCGGCGCAGCGCGTTCCAGCAGACGCCGGCGCTCAGATTAAACACGTCTTCGCTCTGGCCGGATCGGAGCGGCCTCCAGACGCAAGGAAGACCAGGCCGGTCGAGGCGTCTGAGGTCTTCTCGATCGCCATGGAGACGGCCGACGCTGAGGACGAGTACTCCAGAGAAGAGGAGCTGGCCAACATGGCCCTGCAGATGCAGTGTGGGAAAGCCTCCTCCTCGCTGACCGACAGCCCGGGGCTCCACTCCTCAAACTCTGCTCTGTTTGGAGAGAAGGGATGTCAAACCAGCAGCTCCTTACTGAGCAGAACGTCGCCCCCCGGCAGCTTCCCGCTCAAACTGCTCTCGCAGACGTCTGCCAGGATACCCTGCCTCAAG GTAACAAGTAACATGTCGGCTCCCTGGCTTCAGAGTAACTCACGGAAACGAACG CTGCAGGACAGGACTCAGTTCAGCGACAGGGATGTGTTCACGCTGAAGCGCTACTGGGATAACGGCATGACCAGCCTGGGCTCTCTGTGCAAAGAGAAGATCTCAGCGGCGGCCAGCGAGCTCAGAGTGGACTCTGAAATCATCAAG ACGTGGATCGGTAACCGCAGAAGGAAGTACCGTTTGATGGGCATTGAGATTCCTCCGCCTAAAGGAGGGCCGGTCAGTTTCTCAAACCAGACCGCAGCTCATTCCCCTCACCTCCCTGAAGACGAGCGGCAGTCTCCAGAGCTGGGAGAGGCCAGCGAACACAACGACGTCGTGTCGCTCTGTTTGTCTGACG ATGGAGCCAGTGATTTTTATCTGAAAGAAAATGATGATGTGAACGATGAATCGGATGGGTCCACCCCTGCTAAACATGTG AAGATTGAAATcgttgaagaagaagaagaagaagaagaagatgatgatgatgatggagacATGTTGACCACTGAGATGGAACAGATGCAAAACCTCTTAGAGTTCAGG ACTGAAGAAGTGCAGTTTCTCGAGAATGAGCTGCAGAGCCAGAAACAGAAGTTCTCAAAGCTGAAGAGCTTCACCAAAAGCCTGCTGATCGctgtgaaaaacaaagacagacagaaacagcaG GAGCTGTTAGCCAGTCTACCTCAGAAAGCGAATGAGGACTGGGACCTGGGCCTGGAGAACCACAGCGAGTCCGGCGCCGTCCAGAAAGAGTCCTCTGTatcagaggaggaggaggacatgGATCAGATGAGACTGTAG